From the genome of Bacteroides sp. MSB163, one region includes:
- a CDS encoding glycoside hydrolase family 2 protein: MKRSVQIQWIFCLLLGCTTSLVAQNVANWGLTHPQPKETLPKSKVQIMMPSPRAQIPVEAVVEKVSENDFLLNRGWKLTDGKNGWYNATVPGTVLTTLVDQGVYPDPYYGLNNLAIPDTLCRMDWWYRLEFNSPVPVGGREAWLVFKGINYQAEIWLNDVCLGTMKGAFIRGEFNATDHLVDGKNTLVVRILPPPNPGIPHEQSPSAGNGMNGGQLCLDGPTFISSEGWDWVPGIRDRNIGIWQDVHLRFTNGIRLHDTQVVTHLTLPDTTVAEVIVRTEVENLQSVAKQVSVDLNLEGKQITQEVSLAPGERKVVVFVPDVYEALALKSPRLWWPNNYGRQELYTMDVSVTEKGVPSDSKKVRFGVRELSYELEICFPDDSIRRMEYRPTVMGQGEPIFDNINRKYIEDGMCMPRLKKNVSSDILVPAPDKAMQHYMVIKVNGKRIFCKGGNWGMDDAMKRVSREHLEPYFRLHKEANFNMIRNWTGESTEEVFYELCDEYGMLVFNDFWLSTQGYNMPVNDDNLFLQNAEDVVVRFRNHPSIAVWNPRNEGFAPAYIEERLAKMIAEKDGTRYYSPNSTHCNLRPSGPWNYHKNPVDYYRNRAHGFNTEQGSTSIPTEESILAMMDVKDAWPISDVWYYHDLHGGQREFMEDIDRKYGKPTDLKDFSRKAQIANYDSHRAMMEAWNSKMWNSTSGLLLWMSHPAWPSMVWQIYSWDYETFGSFYGCRKACEPVHIQKNLDDQKIIVVNTTLKEMKGAKAIYEAYSLEGKSLFRRVLKVNVAANGTTECFVQDKPLDITGVYLERLLLTDKYGRTVSVNDYWQDNGKGNFLDFNSLEDASVACKLISRKNNRVQIELRNTGAKPAIALKLNVREPDTDKRILPAYISDGYFNLLSGEKRTITIEYMPQREAAISIEGYNLKRGRLLTLN; encoded by the coding sequence ATGAAACGAAGTGTTCAAATTCAATGGATATTTTGTCTCTTATTGGGTTGTACTACTTCATTAGTAGCTCAGAATGTGGCAAATTGGGGATTGACTCATCCTCAGCCAAAAGAGACATTGCCGAAATCGAAAGTGCAAATCATGATGCCTTCTCCGAGAGCACAGATACCGGTGGAGGCGGTCGTAGAAAAAGTAAGCGAGAATGATTTCTTGTTGAACCGGGGCTGGAAACTGACGGATGGCAAGAACGGTTGGTATAATGCGACTGTCCCGGGTACAGTATTAACTACTTTAGTGGACCAGGGAGTATATCCTGATCCTTATTATGGACTGAATAATCTCGCAATTCCCGACACCCTTTGTAGGATGGATTGGTGGTATCGTTTGGAATTCAATTCACCTGTTCCTGTGGGAGGTAGAGAAGCTTGGTTAGTTTTTAAAGGTATAAATTATCAAGCCGAGATATGGCTGAATGACGTATGTCTGGGTACAATGAAAGGTGCCTTTATCCGGGGTGAATTTAATGCAACGGATCATTTGGTGGATGGTAAGAATACATTGGTTGTTCGTATTCTTCCACCACCTAACCCGGGAATTCCTCATGAACAGTCTCCATCTGCCGGCAATGGAATGAATGGCGGACAATTATGTTTGGATGGACCGACCTTTATCTCTTCAGAGGGTTGGGACTGGGTACCAGGCATTCGCGACCGGAATATAGGTATCTGGCAGGATGTACATTTACGTTTCACGAATGGCATTCGTCTGCATGATACGCAGGTGGTTACTCATTTGACACTACCGGATACTACGGTCGCTGAAGTTATTGTACGTACGGAAGTAGAAAACCTGCAATCGGTAGCCAAGCAAGTATCGGTTGACTTGAATCTTGAAGGTAAACAGATAACTCAGGAGGTAAGCCTCGCACCTGGGGAACGAAAGGTAGTAGTCTTTGTTCCGGATGTTTATGAAGCATTGGCGCTGAAATCTCCCCGCCTATGGTGGCCAAATAATTATGGTCGTCAGGAACTTTATACGATGGATGTGTCTGTAACGGAAAAGGGAGTACCATCGGATTCCAAGAAAGTGCGTTTCGGAGTCCGTGAACTTTCTTATGAATTGGAAATTTGTTTTCCTGACGATTCTATCCGTCGGATGGAATATCGCCCGACCGTAATGGGGCAGGGTGAACCTATTTTTGATAATATAAACCGTAAATATATTGAAGACGGCATGTGTATGCCTCGTCTGAAAAAGAATGTCTCTTCTGATATTCTTGTGCCGGCACCGGACAAAGCTATGCAGCATTACATGGTGATAAAAGTAAACGGCAAGCGTATCTTCTGTAAGGGAGGAAACTGGGGGATGGATGATGCTATGAAGCGTGTTTCGCGTGAACATCTCGAACCTTACTTCCGTTTGCACAAAGAAGCGAACTTTAATATGATCCGTAACTGGACAGGTGAGAGTACGGAAGAGGTTTTTTATGAATTATGTGATGAATATGGTATGCTGGTATTCAATGATTTCTGGTTGAGTACGCAAGGTTATAATATGCCGGTAAATGATGACAACCTATTCCTGCAGAATGCGGAAGATGTTGTGGTGCGTTTTCGTAATCATCCTTCCATTGCTGTTTGGAATCCCCGTAATGAAGGATTCGCTCCTGCTTATATTGAAGAACGGCTGGCAAAGATGATTGCAGAGAAAGACGGTACCCGTTATTATAGTCCGAACTCTACACATTGTAACCTAAGACCAAGCGGCCCATGGAACTATCATAAGAATCCGGTAGATTATTATCGTAACCGGGCACATGGATTCAATACGGAGCAAGGTTCGACTTCCATTCCTACGGAAGAATCTATTCTGGCTATGATGGATGTGAAAGATGCCTGGCCTATCAGTGATGTTTGGTATTACCATGATCTACATGGGGGACAGAGGGAATTTATGGAAGACATAGATCGGAAATATGGAAAGCCGACGGACTTGAAAGACTTTAGCCGAAAAGCACAGATTGCCAACTATGACAGTCATCGTGCCATGATGGAAGCATGGAACAGTAAAATGTGGAACAGTACAAGTGGCCTGTTGCTCTGGATGAGCCATCCGGCATGGCCCAGTATGGTCTGGCAAATCTATTCTTGGGATTATGAAACCTTCGGATCTTTCTATGGTTGCCGCAAGGCGTGTGAACCTGTCCATATTCAGAAGAATCTTGATGACCAGAAAATAATAGTAGTGAATACTACTTTAAAGGAAATGAAAGGAGCCAAAGCTATCTATGAAGCTTACTCTCTGGAAGGTAAATCTTTGTTCCGACGGGTCTTGAAAGTAAATGTAGCGGCCAATGGAACAACAGAATGTTTTGTGCAGGATAAGCCTCTTGACATTACCGGGGTATATCTGGAACGTCTGCTTTTGACTGATAAATATGGAAGGACAGTTTCTGTCAATGATTATTGGCAGGACAATGGTAAAGGAAACTTTCTGGATTTTAATTCATTGGAGGATGCCTCGGTAGCTTGTAAACTAATCAGTAGAAAGAATAATCGGGTACAAATTGAATTACGTAATACAGGCGCAAAGCCTGCCATTGCCTTGAAACTAAATGTACGTGAGCCGGATACAGACAAACGTATCCTGCCTGCTTATATCTCAGACGGTTATTTTAATTTATTATCGGGAGAAAAGAGAACTATTACAATAGAATATATGCCGCAAAGAGAGGCTGCGATTTCTATAGAAGGATATAATTTGAAGCGCGGCAGGTTGTTAACTCTGAATTAA
- a CDS encoding beta-glucosidase, producing MKTFKKIVFTGLLFLIACTIPVQAQELYKDENAPMHERIMDLLSRLSVEEKISLLRATSPGISRLDIPKYYHGNEALHGVVRPGRFTVFPQAIGLAATWNPVLQEQVATVISDEARARWNELDQGREQKNQFSDLLTFWSPTVNMARDPRWGRTPETYGEDPYLSGIMGTAFVKGLQGNDSRYLKIVSTPKHFAANNEEHNRFVCNPQISEKQLREYYFPAFEACVKEGKSASIMSAYNALNDVPCTLNAWLLTKVLRNDWGFKGYVVSDCGGPSLLVNAHKYVKTKEAAATLSLKAGLDLECGDDVYDEPLLSAYRQYMVTDADIDSAAYRVLRARMQLGLFDSGEKNPYTKISPDVIGSAEHQEVALNAARECIVLLKNQKKMLPLNVKKVKSIAVVGINAGNCEFGDYSGSPVIAPVSVLQGIKDRVGDGVKVVYAPWKSAVDGMELIQGTNFPEGLKAEYFDNTKLQGTPKVRKEEWINFEPANQAPDPFLPKSPLSVRWTGKLRPTVTGQYTFSFTSDDGCRLSVDGKMLIDAWRGHAVRTDTATIYLEAGKDYQLKAEYYDNRDYAVAKLQWRVPQVGKVTRLDLYGEAGKAVRECETVVAVLGINKSIEREGQDRYDIQLPADQREFLQEVYKVNPNIIVVLVAGSSLAINWMDEHIPAIVNAWYPGESGGKAVAEVLFGDYNPGGRLPLTYYKSLDELPPFDDYDITKGRTYKYFKGDVLYPFGYGLSYTSFKYSNLQVEDGEDEINVSFQLKNTGKCAGDEVAQVYVKLPERNEVMPVKELKGFERVSLKGGESKKVTIKLRKDLLRYWDEEQSQFVHPSGDYMIMLGASSADIRLQKIVPVLQKAN from the coding sequence ATGAAAACATTTAAAAAGATTGTATTTACAGGATTATTGTTTCTGATAGCCTGTACCATTCCGGTACAGGCTCAAGAGTTGTATAAAGATGAAAACGCGCCGATGCACGAACGTATCATGGACTTATTGTCACGTCTGTCGGTTGAGGAAAAGATTAGTTTACTGCGTGCTACGTCACCGGGCATTTCCCGTCTGGATATTCCTAAATATTATCATGGTAACGAAGCGCTTCATGGAGTGGTTCGTCCGGGACGCTTCACTGTGTTTCCGCAGGCCATCGGACTGGCGGCTACTTGGAACCCTGTGTTGCAGGAACAAGTGGCTACGGTTATTTCTGATGAGGCCCGTGCCCGTTGGAATGAACTGGACCAGGGACGGGAGCAGAAGAACCAGTTCAGCGATTTGTTGACTTTTTGGTCACCTACAGTGAATATGGCGCGTGATCCGCGTTGGGGGCGTACTCCTGAGACATACGGTGAAGACCCGTATCTGAGTGGTATCATGGGTACTGCTTTTGTGAAAGGTTTACAAGGCAATGATAGTCGTTACTTGAAGATTGTATCGACTCCCAAACATTTTGCAGCCAATAATGAAGAACACAATCGTTTTGTATGTAATCCGCAAATATCAGAGAAGCAACTTCGCGAATACTATTTCCCGGCCTTTGAGGCTTGTGTGAAAGAGGGTAAGTCCGCATCTATCATGTCCGCTTATAATGCGTTGAATGATGTGCCATGTACGCTGAACGCTTGGCTGCTGACCAAAGTGCTGCGTAATGACTGGGGATTCAAGGGCTATGTGGTTTCCGATTGCGGAGGTCCTTCCTTACTGGTCAATGCGCATAAGTATGTGAAGACTAAAGAGGCTGCGGCTACTCTCTCCTTAAAAGCCGGTTTAGACTTGGAATGTGGCGATGATGTATATGATGAGCCTTTGTTGAGTGCCTACCGTCAGTATATGGTTACGGATGCTGACATAGATTCGGCTGCCTATCGTGTGTTGCGTGCACGTATGCAGTTAGGGTTATTCGATAGCGGAGAAAAGAATCCTTATACGAAGATATCTCCGGATGTGATAGGGTCGGCAGAGCATCAGGAAGTAGCTTTGAATGCGGCGCGTGAATGTATCGTGCTGCTTAAGAATCAGAAAAAGATGTTACCGCTCAATGTCAAAAAGGTAAAATCGATAGCTGTGGTGGGCATAAATGCCGGTAATTGTGAGTTTGGAGATTATAGTGGTTCGCCGGTGATTGCTCCGGTCTCGGTGTTACAGGGTATCAAAGATAGGGTAGGCGATGGCGTGAAAGTGGTATATGCCCCTTGGAAATCAGCCGTAGACGGCATGGAGCTTATACAGGGTACCAATTTCCCGGAAGGATTGAAAGCCGAATATTTTGATAATACGAAGTTGCAGGGGACTCCGAAGGTGCGCAAAGAAGAATGGATTAACTTTGAGCCTGCCAACCAGGCACCTGATCCTTTCTTACCTAAATCTCCTTTGTCAGTTCGCTGGACAGGAAAACTACGTCCCACGGTCACCGGACAATATACATTCAGTTTTACATCAGATGATGGTTGCCGCTTGAGCGTTGACGGCAAGATGCTGATTGATGCATGGCGGGGACATGCAGTCCGTACAGATACAGCTACTATTTATCTGGAAGCCGGAAAGGATTATCAGTTGAAGGCGGAATACTATGATAATCGTGATTATGCTGTGGCGAAACTGCAATGGCGGGTTCCTCAGGTTGGCAAAGTCACTCGTTTGGATTTGTATGGTGAGGCCGGAAAAGCGGTGCGTGAGTGTGAGACCGTAGTTGCTGTATTAGGCATCAATAAGTCGATAGAACGTGAAGGACAAGATAGGTATGATATTCAGCTTCCGGCAGACCAGAGGGAGTTTTTGCAGGAAGTTTACAAGGTGAATCCGAATATCATAGTTGTATTGGTTGCAGGCAGCTCGCTGGCTATCAACTGGATGGATGAGCATATTCCGGCTATAGTGAATGCTTGGTATCCGGGTGAGAGCGGAGGAAAAGCTGTGGCTGAGGTTTTGTTCGGTGATTATAATCCGGGAGGCCGTTTGCCGCTGACTTATTACAAGAGTCTGGATGAACTTCCTCCGTTTGATGATTATGATATCACTAAGGGACGTACCTATAAGTACTTCAAAGGGGATGTTTTATATCCTTTCGGTTATGGTTTGAGCTATACTTCATTCAAGTATTCCAATTTACAAGTGGAAGATGGTGAGGACGAAATAAATGTTTCTTTCCAATTGAAGAATACTGGTAAATGTGCAGGGGATGAAGTGGCACAGGTATATGTGAAACTGCCTGAACGGAATGAGGTAATGCCTGTTAAAGAGTTAAAAGGCTTTGAACGTGTTTCGTTGAAGGGAGGTGAGAGCAAGAAAGTTACTATCAAATTGCGGAAAGACTTGCTACGTTATTGGGATGAGGAGCAAAGTCAGTTTGTACATCCTTCCGGTGACTATATGATTATGTTAGGTGCATCTTCCGCTGATATCCGTTTGCAAAAAATAGTGCCGGTATTGCAAAAGGCTAATTGA
- a CDS encoding GH92 family glycosyl hydrolase, with the protein MKFTHCLASVALVSVLGACGGVQNQVTDVKGPVDYVNPYMGNISHLLVPTFPTIHLPNSMLRVYPERADYTTDMLNGLPLIVTSHRGSSAFNLSPYQGDKLRPVIAYSYDNEILKPYYYEVILDDEEIKVKYAPSHQSALYQIDYSQQDKPVYMMINSRNGAIKAGDGVVSGYQQLENNTRVYLYIESDVAPIEAGILADGKIDVDKKEAEGRNACAVMHFADGTKTVNLRYGISFISEEQAKKNLQRELPHYNLQDLAEKGRQIWDKALSDILVEGGSETDKQVLYTSLYRVFERPVCISEDGRYFSAFDGKIHDDNGEPFYTDDWIWDTYRAAHPLRLLIDEGTEKNVIDSYLRMAEQMGDMWMPTFPEITGDSRRMNSNHAVATVADAASKGLQFDLEKAYEACRKGIEEKTLAPWSGAAAGWIDDFYKKNGYIPALQAGEKETDPNVHPFEKRQPIAVTLGTSYDQWCLSRIADMLGKKDDAAHYLKCAHNYRNVYNAETAFFHPKDKNGKWIEPFDYRFSGGMGAREYYGENNGWVYRWDVPHNVADLIALMGGNEQFIANLDQTFREPLGRGKHSFYAQIPDHTGNVGQFSMANEPSLHIPYLYNYAGQPWKTQKRIRQLLKTWFRNDLMGLPGDEDGGGMSAFVVFSSLGFYPVTPGSPSYNIGSPLFTKAKVMLSNGKVFEVEAQGASDENKYIQSATLNGKEWNKPWFSHDDIKDGGKLVLIMGDRPNKAWGSAGDVVPPSAEK; encoded by the coding sequence ATGAAATTTACACATTGCTTAGCCTCAGTGGCCTTAGTCTCTGTTTTAGGTGCTTGTGGAGGAGTACAAAATCAAGTAACCGATGTAAAAGGTCCGGTTGACTATGTAAATCCCTACATGGGAAATATCAGCCATTTGCTGGTTCCTACTTTCCCCACTATCCATTTACCAAACAGCATGCTCCGTGTTTATCCGGAACGGGCAGATTACACAACGGATATGTTGAATGGGCTTCCTTTGATTGTGACCAGTCATCGTGGCAGTTCCGCTTTCAATCTGAGTCCGTATCAAGGGGATAAACTTCGTCCGGTTATAGCTTACAGTTATGATAATGAGATATTGAAACCTTATTACTATGAGGTGATTCTTGATGACGAAGAGATCAAAGTAAAGTATGCACCTTCCCACCAGTCTGCTCTCTATCAGATAGATTATAGCCAGCAGGATAAGCCTGTGTACATGATGATCAATTCACGTAACGGTGCTATCAAGGCAGGTGACGGAGTTGTGAGCGGTTACCAGCAATTGGAAAATAATACGCGGGTCTACCTGTATATAGAGTCGGACGTTGCCCCTATAGAAGCCGGTATTTTGGCTGATGGTAAAATAGATGTCGACAAGAAAGAAGCTGAAGGTCGTAATGCCTGTGCTGTTATGCACTTTGCAGATGGAACGAAAACAGTCAATCTGCGCTATGGGATTTCATTTATAAGCGAAGAACAAGCCAAGAAAAACCTGCAACGTGAATTGCCACACTATAATCTGCAGGATTTAGCGGAAAAAGGACGTCAAATCTGGGATAAAGCATTGAGCGATATTCTGGTAGAAGGCGGCAGCGAGACAGATAAACAAGTGCTTTATACCTCGCTTTATCGTGTATTCGAACGTCCGGTCTGCATCAGCGAAGACGGCCGTTATTTCAGTGCATTCGACGGAAAGATACATGATGATAATGGCGAGCCATTCTACACGGACGATTGGATTTGGGATACTTATCGTGCTGCCCATCCTTTGCGTCTGCTGATTGACGAAGGAACAGAAAAGAATGTGATTGATTCTTATCTGCGCATGGCGGAACAGATGGGAGATATGTGGATGCCTACTTTCCCCGAAATCACAGGTGACTCTCGCCGTATGAACTCCAACCATGCCGTAGCGACTGTGGCCGACGCGGCCTCTAAAGGATTACAATTCGATTTGGAGAAAGCCTATGAAGCTTGTCGCAAAGGTATAGAGGAAAAGACATTGGCACCGTGGTCGGGTGCCGCTGCCGGTTGGATAGACGATTTCTATAAGAAGAACGGATATATCCCGGCGCTCCAGGCAGGAGAGAAGGAGACGGATCCGAATGTACATCCGTTTGAGAAACGTCAACCTATTGCCGTTACTCTGGGAACTTCCTATGATCAATGGTGCTTATCGAGAATCGCCGATATGCTGGGAAAGAAAGATGATGCTGCCCATTATCTGAAATGTGCTCATAATTATCGCAATGTGTATAATGCTGAAACAGCTTTCTTTCATCCGAAGGATAAAAACGGCAAATGGATTGAACCGTTTGATTATCGTTTCTCCGGAGGTATGGGCGCCCGTGAATATTATGGCGAAAACAATGGTTGGGTGTATCGTTGGGATGTTCCCCACAATGTAGCTGACTTGATTGCCTTGATGGGAGGTAACGAACAGTTCATCGCCAATCTGGACCAGACTTTCCGTGAACCGCTGGGGCGTGGCAAGCATTCTTTCTATGCACAGATACCTGATCACACGGGTAATGTAGGTCAATTCTCGATGGCTAATGAACCGAGTTTGCATATCCCTTATCTCTACAACTATGCCGGTCAGCCTTGGAAGACACAAAAGCGTATCCGGCAGTTGTTGAAGACATGGTTCCGTAATGACCTGATGGGATTGCCGGGAGATGAAGACGGTGGCGGTATGTCGGCATTTGTCGTATTCTCTTCTTTAGGTTTCTATCCGGTGACTCCGGGCTCCCCGTCTTATAACATCGGCAGCCCTTTGTTTACTAAAGCTAAAGTGATGCTGAGCAATGGAAAAGTGTTTGAGGTAGAGGCGCAAGGCGCATCGGACGAAAACAAATATATCCAGTCCGCAACATTGAATGGCAAGGAATGGAATAAGCCCTGGTTCAGCCATGACGACATAAAAGATGGAGGAAAACTGGTATTGATAATGGGCGACAGACCCAATAAGGCATGGGGCAGTGCAGGTGATGTAGTTCCTCCATCGGCAGAAAAATAA
- a CDS encoding family 43 glycosylhydrolase, protein MKNYLITLAALSLTLMSCNNQKQAETITLGPNPFITHMYTADPSAHVWEDGRLYVYASHDVDPPRGCDLMDRYHVFSTDDMVNWTDHGEILNSSQVSWGRKDGGFMWAPDCAYRNGIYYFYFPHPSGDDWNNTWRVGIATSKHPAKDFTVQDKYIEMIGMEDDCFAMIDPCVFVDDDDQAYFYYGGGGRCVGAKMKDNMMELAEPLRAMEGLKDFHEAAWIHKKDGVYYLSYADNHAENGKGANRLNYATSNSPLGPWTYQGIYLEPTGCDTSHGSVAEYKGEWFAFYHNSSISGRGNLRSICVDKLYYNPDGTIQVVTQTK, encoded by the coding sequence ATGAAAAACTATTTGATTACCTTAGCTGCCTTGTCGTTGACATTGATGAGCTGCAATAACCAGAAGCAAGCTGAAACGATTACTTTAGGTCCGAATCCTTTCATTACTCACATGTACACAGCCGATCCTTCGGCCCATGTATGGGAAGACGGACGTTTGTATGTTTATGCTTCTCATGATGTTGATCCTCCGCGTGGGTGCGATTTGATGGACCGCTATCATGTATTCTCCACGGATGATATGGTGAACTGGACGGATCATGGTGAAATACTGAACTCTTCGCAGGTGTCTTGGGGACGTAAAGATGGTGGCTTCATGTGGGCACCCGATTGTGCATATAGGAATGGTATTTACTACTTTTACTTTCCGCATCCGAGTGGTGATGACTGGAACAATACCTGGAGAGTGGGTATAGCTACCAGTAAACATCCTGCCAAAGACTTTACTGTACAGGACAAGTATATTGAAATGATAGGAATGGAAGACGATTGCTTTGCTATGATAGACCCTTGTGTCTTTGTGGATGATGATGATCAGGCTTATTTCTATTATGGCGGTGGAGGCCGTTGTGTGGGTGCCAAAATGAAGGATAATATGATGGAATTGGCAGAACCGCTGCGTGCAATGGAAGGTCTGAAAGATTTTCATGAGGCTGCCTGGATACATAAGAAAGACGGTGTGTACTACCTGTCCTATGCTGATAACCATGCGGAGAATGGCAAGGGAGCTAATCGTTTGAATTATGCAACCAGTAATTCTCCGTTAGGACCGTGGACATATCAGGGCATTTATCTTGAACCTACAGGTTGCGATACAAGTCATGGCTCTGTTGCTGAATATAAAGGAGAATGGTTTGCTTTCTATCATAATAGCTCTATCTCAGGCAGAGGAAATCTTCGTTCTATCTGTGTAGATAAGCTCTATTATAATCCGGATGGTACCATACAAGTGGTGACACAAACTAAATAA
- a CDS encoding family 43 glycosylhydrolase — protein MKKLARLVSMGFVLGLMVSCASEQAPVKNDRIVTNPIDLNYRFQPDDESRREAADPVLEYFKGYYYMFASKSGGYWRSEDLAKWEYIPCTTIPTMEDYAPTILVYGDTLYFTASSGNTRIYKNAHPEQDTWEEVDTKLTYRQHDPAFFKDDDGRVYLYWGCSDVDPIVGVEVDPKDGFRAIGEPKVLIQHNCDKYGWEVPGKNNEEPRQGWNEGPCVLKHNGRYYLQYAAPGTQYRIYGDGNYVGDNPLGPFEYVEDNPFSFKPGGFIGGAGHGHTFKDKYGNYWHVASMTISVRHWFERRLGLFPVVVSEKYGMYALTTFADYPFCIPDRKVDFEKEDIGMGWNLLSYKKKVSSSSHLEGYEPELANDEQVETWWAAQTGDAGEWLQIDLGETMEVNAIQVNFADHKFNVHAPHAPVVYQYYIEGSTNGKDWTRLADEENNLQDAPHKLHTLRVPAKVQYLRICNTKDMEGSFSLFDLRVFGQGSGKVPASVTGFQASCDNNDKRIYRFRWNPQEDVTGYILRWGTQKEKLTHSMVVYGNQYEARYFNRDSEYYFSISAFNENGVGK, from the coding sequence ATGAAGAAATTAGCCCGGTTAGTTAGTATGGGGTTCGTTTTGGGACTGATGGTCAGTTGTGCCTCGGAACAAGCTCCGGTTAAGAATGATAGAATTGTGACTAATCCTATTGATCTGAATTATCGTTTTCAACCTGATGATGAGTCACGACGTGAAGCGGCCGATCCTGTACTGGAATATTTTAAAGGATATTATTATATGTTTGCCTCTAAATCAGGTGGATATTGGCGTTCAGAGGATTTGGCAAAATGGGAGTATATTCCTTGTACAACCATTCCAACTATGGAAGATTATGCACCGACCATCCTTGTTTATGGCGATACTCTTTATTTTACGGCATCCAGTGGGAACACCCGTATTTATAAAAACGCTCATCCAGAACAGGACACTTGGGAAGAAGTAGATACAAAATTGACTTATCGTCAGCATGATCCGGCTTTCTTTAAGGATGATGATGGAAGAGTGTATCTTTATTGGGGATGCTCGGATGTAGATCCGATCGTGGGAGTGGAAGTGGATCCTAAAGATGGTTTCCGGGCTATTGGAGAACCTAAAGTCTTGATTCAGCATAATTGTGATAAATATGGTTGGGAAGTACCAGGAAAGAACAATGAAGAACCACGGCAAGGTTGGAATGAGGGACCGTGTGTACTGAAACATAATGGTCGTTATTATTTGCAATATGCAGCTCCCGGTACTCAATACCGTATTTATGGTGATGGTAATTATGTGGGTGATAATCCGTTAGGCCCATTTGAATATGTAGAAGACAATCCATTCTCTTTCAAGCCCGGAGGTTTCATCGGTGGTGCTGGCCATGGTCATACATTCAAAGATAAGTATGGTAATTACTGGCATGTGGCATCTATGACTATTTCTGTTCGTCATTGGTTTGAACGCCGTTTAGGTTTATTCCCGGTAGTTGTTTCTGAGAAATATGGAATGTATGCGTTGACAACTTTTGCTGATTATCCTTTCTGTATTCCTGATCGGAAGGTCGATTTTGAAAAGGAAGATATCGGTATGGGGTGGAACTTGCTTTCATATAAGAAAAAAGTATCCTCGTCTTCACATCTTGAAGGCTATGAACCGGAATTGGCAAATGATGAACAGGTGGAAACTTGGTGGGCCGCTCAAACAGGCGATGCCGGTGAATGGCTGCAAATAGACCTTGGAGAAACAATGGAAGTGAATGCTATTCAGGTGAATTTTGCAGATCATAAATTCAATGTACATGCGCCCCATGCCCCTGTGGTTTACCAATATTATATAGAAGGTTCTACAAATGGCAAAGACTGGACTCGTTTGGCGGATGAAGAAAATAATCTGCAGGATGCTCCTCATAAACTGCATACTCTGCGTGTTCCTGCGAAAGTGCAATATTTAAGAATCTGCAACACTAAAGATATGGAAGGAAGTTTTTCTTTATTCGACTTACGTGTCTTTGGTCAAGGTAGTGGTAAGGTGCCTGCCAGCGTTACAGGATTTCAAGCTTCATGCGATAATAACGATAAACGTATCTATCGGTTTAGATGGAATCCGCAGGAAGATGTAACAGGATATATTTTGCGTTGGGGAACGCAAAAAGAGAAATTGACTCACTCTATGGTGGTTTACGGAAACCAATATGAGGCCCGTTATTTCAATAGAGACTCTGAATATTACTTTTCTATTAGTGCGTTTAATGAAAATGGTGTAGGTAAATGA